The proteins below are encoded in one region of Lepisosteus oculatus isolate fLepOcu1 chromosome 10, fLepOcu1.hap2, whole genome shotgun sequence:
- the susd5 gene encoding sushi domain-containing protein 5 — translation MALDCCRTVILLQFLGFFLSFKDVSVQADGRVFIVESKSGSEGLDAEAAQRACDSEGGRLASVEDLRQAVAECSFTACTRGWLAGPTIGTTVCNSLGSGQQSMTAVVVKTENASTASAQLDTFCIKDKGKPCGDPPSFPHTSLQGHTGFEMGDELLYVCAQSYVMASGRSAFSLLCDSCGEWYGLVQACVKDETEAHIDYEDKFPDGRHLSYEDPEEPEDSQEALSFGEHEDTEQERGDARGREGEQGAGRTEGEGEEEVEDSTDRDFQEPTTPTESPVSLLSQKHLFWFPSETFHEPEEPGEKEVTAREGGGPVFTDGDNHIGVKTSGSATEGLPGFDDGEDFPIDLPAGDPKNDTKQATKDSVASTDESWLDGYPVTQEVAEDGEKVGGGSTEAEDGEVPGATDRPNHVEISRADAASTAPSPGFTQIAAAPTGQIHYGVQRLPAALTPSPAPETAGTGEEEVAPRFTTTPSEAAHADTIAPSESASEDHELAVIPTVASWETTEALYPIVDHMPEPTDSDDNTTPYQIPRETTAGSSDDFAGTGLYEEPITWNLTHAHGPGAKLRPTAVPCVGEDCPQHSSGPMIAVIIVAICLLVVVATLAVWCYKKRQQKSSVYKMNGKGQTRHPQQIEMQQKV, via the exons gcAGGGTCTTCATCGTGGAGTCCAAGAGTGGCTCTGAAGGGCTGGACGCAGAGGCAGCACAGAGGGCCTGTGACTCGGAAGGTGGGCGTCTGGCGTCTGTGGAGGACCTGAGGCAGGCTGTGGCTGAGTGCTCTTTCACTGCCTGTACGCGGGGTTGGCTGGCCGGCCCCACCATTGG gaCAACCGTGTGTAACAGTCTGGGAAGTGGACAGCAGAGCATGACAGCTGTGGTCGTGAAGACAGAAAATGCCTCCACAGCAAGCGCCCAGCTTGATACCTTCTGTATAAAGGACAAAG GTAAGCCATGTGGAGACCCTCCTTCCTTCCCTCACACCAGCCTGCAGGGCCACACGGGCTTCGAGATGGGCGACGAGCTGCTGTACGTCTGTGCCCAGAGCTACGTCATGGCCAGCGGGCGCAGTGCTTTCAGCCTGCTGTGCGACAGCTGCGGGGAGTGGTATGGACTGGTCCAGGCCTGTGTGAAAG ATGAGACGGAAGCGCATATCGATTACGAAGACAAGTTCCCCGACGGAAGGCACTTGTCGTACGAGGATCCTGAAGAGCCGGAGGACAGTCAGGAGGCTCTGTCCTTTGGCGAGCACGAGGACACCGAGCAGGAGAGGGGGGACGCGAGGGGAAGGGAGGGGGAGCAGGGAGCAGGGAGAACGGAGGgggaaggagaggaggaggtggaggacTCAACGGATAGGGACTTCCAGGAGCCCACGACGCCCACAGAGTCGCCGGTGTCCCTGCTCAGCCAAAAACATCTGTTTTGGTTTCCCTCTGAGACTTTCCACGAGCCAGAGGAGCCGGGAGAGAAGGAGGTAACGGCCAGGGAAGGAGGGGGACCCGTCTTCACGGACGGCGACAACCACATTGGAGTGAAGACCTCCGGCAGCGCGACAGAAGGGCTGCCAGGTTTTGATGACGGGGAGGACTTCCCCATTGACCTGCCCGCGGGAGACCCGAAGAACGACACCAAGCAGGCCACGAAGGATTCGGTCGCCAGCACCGATGAGTCCTGGCTGGACGGCTACCCGGTGACGCAAGAGGTGGCTGAGGACGGGGAGAAAGTGGGGGGCGGCAGCACGGAGGCCGAGGACGGGGAGGTGCCGGGAGCGACGGACCGCCCGAATCACGTGGAGATCAGCCGGGCGGACGCGGCCAGCACCGCCCCGTCCCCCGGCTTCACCCAGATCGCGGCGGCCCCCACGGGTCAGATCCACTACGGCGTTCAGCGCCTGCCCGCGGCACTGACGCCCAGCCCGGCCCCCGAGACCGCCGGCACCGGCGAGGAGGAGGTGGCCCCGCGCTTCACGACCACACCCTCTGAGGCGGCACATGCCGACACCATCGCCCCCTCAGAATCGGCAAGCGAGGACCACGAGCTCGCGGTTATCCCCACCGTTGCCTCCTGGGAGACAACTGAGGCTTTGTACCCCATCGTTGACCACATGCCGGAGCCCACGGACTCGGACGACAACACCACGCCCTACCAGATCCCCAGGGAGACCACCGCCGGGTCATCGGACGACTTCGCGGGGACTGGCCTGTACGAAGAGCCCATCACATGGAACCTCACGCACGCGCACGGTCCTGGAGCCAAACTGCGTCCCACTGCGGTGCCTTGTGTGGGAGAGGACTGCCCCCAGCACAGCAGCGGGCCGATGATCGCCGTGATCATCGTTGCCATCTGTTTGCTGGTCGTAGTAGCCACACTGGCCGTCTGGTGCTACAAAAAAAGGCAGCAGAAAAGCTCTGTTTACAAGATGAATGGGAAGGGACAGACTAGACACCCCCAGCAGATTGAAATGCAGCAGAAGGTGTAG